The genomic window CCATAGACCCAATCCAAGACATTcttgaccctgacacctggagaCAAGATACTGTCTGGGCGTCTCTATCATACCCTCAGAACCTTGTCtctgtgcatttcccctcctccTCTTGACAGTCTTCTAGTTATCTGTCTCCTGAAACCTAAGGGTGACTGTCCTGGAATCTgttatccatcacctcctcattaACCatttaatataaccatataacaattacagcacagaaacaggccttcttggcccttctagtccatgccgaacgcttactctcacctagtcccactgacctgcacacagcccataaccctccattcctttcctggccatatacctatccaattttagtttaagtgacaataccaaacctgcctctaccacttctactggaagattgttccacacagctaccactctgagtaaagaaattccccctcatgttacccttaaacttttgccccctaagtctcaactcgtgttctcttgtttgaatctcccctactctcaatggaaaaagcctatccacatcaactctatctatccccctcataattttaaatacctctatcaagtcccctctcaaccttctacgctccaaagaataaagacctaacttgttcaatctttccctgtaacttaggtgctgaaacccaggtaacattctagtaaatcttctctgtactctctctattttgttgacatctttcctataacttggtgaccaaaactgtacacagtactccaaatttggcctcaccaatgccttgtacaactttaacattacatcccaactcctatactcaatgctctgatttataaaggccagtataccaaaagctttcttcaccaccctatctgcatgagattccaccttcaggaatctatgcaccattatttatgaatcactctgttctactgcattcttcaatgccctaccatttaccgtgtatgtcctattttgattagtcctaccaaaatgttgcacctcacacttatcagcattaaactccatctgccatctttcagcccactcttctaactggcctaaatctctctgcaagctttgaaaacctacttcattatccacaatgccacctaccttagtatcatctgcatacttactaatccaatttaccacccatcatccagatcattaatgtatatgacaaacaacattggacccagtacagatccctaaggcacaccactagtcaccagcctccaacctgacaaacagttatccaccactactctctggcatctcccatccagccactgttgaattcattttactacttcaatattaatacctaatgattaaaCCTTCCTTGCggagccttgtcaaaggccttactgaagtccatatagacaacattcactgctttaccctcgtcaactttcctcgtaacctcttcaaaaaattcagtaagatttgtcaaacgtgaccttccttgcacaaatccatgttgactgttcctaatcagaccctgcctatccagataccatctctaagaatactttccattaatttacccaccactgatgtcaaactgacaggcctataattgcttggTTTACTTTTAGAAAACCTATATTCTCccatatgagtcgaaggtcattgagctgcagcttcaGTTTCTCTCAGGCCCTGTAGTTCAGTATACTTGGagcagatgtgtttatctgggagactggaggcCTCCCCACATCCCACATGCTGTACAAAATACTGCCTCTGGAACTATTCTCACTATACTCTGCTGTAATAGATAAGGAATGATCAAAGAACACGAGAGAGAACAACATACAAGGCAATTTACCTCACCTTAGCCTGCTGAGCCAAAGCCACTTTGGCATTCTCCAAAAtgaatggccactctgcttgaaCTTAAATTATTCTTATTGGCCCGTCCTAATAAATCCTTCTTGTTGATtggttgctcctccaaccagaaAAAACTGCTGCAATACTCTGCTTTTGAAATCTCAATTGCCACCCTGATTAAAAAGTAGCTCTTTTCACGCATCCctgctccaactccaactccacaTGCATTGACAAATTAGAAATAAAACCAGATGCTATTTTCTTTCGCTTTATCATGTTTTGTTATTAGTCTAAATGATAAAAAGAACTGCTGACTATCTCATGATTATTATGCTACACcattttttctttccacagaaagCACTATGCGAATATACCAGTAGCTTGGCTCTTGTTCCAGACACAAATATAGCTCTTagaagagacctacaggaggcTCGAGCTCGATGTCTAAGCTATCTTGGCAGAGACGAAGATGCCTTGGATATAGCACAAGAATTGGTTAGTCATAACAATGTCAATGCAAAATTAAACTAACATTTTAGTGGCTATAAATTCTATAGTAAGTGTCACAAAGTAACAGAGTAACTCCAGCAGCGCTGAGTTGGAAGGTTGTGGGCTCAGATGCACAGGGCTTGATGATTATGGTAATTTCGGCAATACTGAAAGTCACAACTTTTGCTTGAGAAACTTTTTGAGGTCAATGAGAGTTCCAACAGCACTATTTCCAAAAAATGTTCTGCCCAGCATTTCTTTCTACAGTCAATAAGCTGTATGTATTGTGGAAGTTTGCTGTATGTATATTGGCTGTGGTGTTTACAACATCACATCACCTTCAGCACTTTGTCTTTCCTTTTGTACTTCTcagtgtacagtactgtgcacatcTATGTAGTTAGTGTGCTCAAGACTTTTGTatcctttgttcctgccagatttacaaactcactctctgctccacgttggcaAATACACCATGTAAGAGtctttatgtattgtattgtacagcTGCTGCAGAAAAGCaacatgatatatgtgagtgatgataaacttgattatgatatggatttctgttgtggactgagagtgggaaaaggCCGTAGAGAACAGAATCTTgtttggggaaaggggagggagaggggtgagggagcacAAATCACCGGAGAGGCATTCTGTGATGATTAATGcattaattgtttgaaatcaaatgatcttgcctagtatctcagtgctgggtgtgtctgctcCTGCACCACCCCCCCACCTCTGGCACTCGTAGGTCCCttgtccaccccccccccaccccccacagcgctccaccctcaccattcccgacatcctgccagatttacaaactcactctctgctccacgttgacaaatacaccGTATAAAAGTCTTCGGTTCcctggctatatatatgtgcccaagacttttgcacagtactgtacttctgGATATAATGGCAAGCAAACAAaatattttcactgtatctcaccaCAAGTGACAGTAATAAAAGAATCAGCAATTAATTGGCTGTTTCACTGCTTTGGAGAACCAGTCTTCCCTTTTTATCTGAAAGAATTAAACAAGATAAATTAGAATATGTTGACAATTAGTATTATCAGAAATATGCAATGCACCTTTGTGTTGATGCTAGAAAGTAAAATATTCTAAGCACATTTTAAAACCAGATATCAGTCTGGCAATCACATGACCATAGACAATGCCTTAAGTTTCTGTGGAGATGTGAAATATTTGCAGTACAGTGTAAGCTTGCTGCACATCGCAGTGTTGGAATCGTGGAGCTTTTTATTaataggtttattattgtcacctgtaccgaggtacaatgaaaagctgtGTTTTGCATGCCAGCCGTACAGATCGTTTCAGAAGGTAAGCACTTTGATGTAGTACAGGGGaaatgtacaaacgtttgtagtacAGACTGTAAAATATTGTGTTTGTACTACAGTTACAGATAAAGAGAAAGAGCACTGCAGGTAGACAAAAAGGTACAAGGGCCACAGTGAAGTGGACcatgagatcaagagttcattttTATCACGACAGGTCTGTAATGACAATGGGATAGGACCGAGCCTGGTGGTATACATTttcatgcttttgtatcttctctctGATGGGAGCTGAAGAAGAGCAAACGACAGGGGtggaggggtctttgattctgTTGGCTGCTCTCCTGAGGCAATAGGAAGTTAGTGGAAGGGGGGCTGGACTTTGTGATGGATCGAGGTGAGTCCACAACTCTGACGTTTCTTGCGGTCTTGAGCagtgcagttgccataccaagtggtgatgaatctgcaTGTTTTCATCGATGCGTGTCAGCAAGTTCCATCTCTGGGCAAGACTTAGAAGTGACCCAAGCAGCAGCTACTTTGCACAAAGGCTGCTGCTTGTATCGGATGAGCTGGCAGAAAAAATGTTGGAGGCAGGGACGATACCAGTATTTAAAAGGTACCTGGACAGGGGCATGGATAAGAAAGATTTAGAGAGATTGAATGCAAACACAGGCAGATGAACTAGCTTAGATGAGCAGATTGACATGATTCCTGAaggatggtctcggcccgaaacattaaccgtttattcatttccatagatgctgcctgacctgctgagttcctccagcatcttgtgtgtgttatcttGGCATGGACCAGTCATGCTAAAGGACCTACTTATGTGCCTTATGATTCTATGATTCAAGCTGAGGCTGTTATTACAGGGGTCACAGATTGGAAGGATGATGATTGCTCTGTGAAAAGAGCAGGTGGTGGAACaagaacaaaaaatgctggaaatactcggcAGGTTGGGCTGCATCTCTGGGGAGAGGACCAGAGTTTAAGTTTCGGGTCAgagccccttcatcagaactgaaaagaaGACAAAAGCAGCTTGCGAAACATAGGAAGGAGGATGGCTCTGTTGGACTGAAACAGATGTGACCATGGGATAAACTATAAACAGGCTGTCCGGATGATGAGTGAATGAGCACAGTAAGAGTGAGAACATAGATAAAAGAAGCCAGACAAAAGGATGTGGGAGTTGTGAAATGCAGAGCAGGAAGATATGCCTGGCAATCAGCCTgagtacaaaaaaaaactaggttTATTGGAAGTCCTTTCTCCAATGCAAAACAGGAGTAAATATAAATAAGCAAATTGTTaactataaacatgagaaagtctgcagaatctggaactccagagcaacatgcacaaaatgctggaggaacacagcaggtccggcagcatcaatggaaatgaatagatagttgacgtttcaactgaaacccttcttctggactgagaaagaagggggaagataccaaaataaaaaggctgcagagaggaaagaggctagctAGGTGATAGAAGGAATctgggaggagaggagagggatcatagggggaggggacccagaggaagtaataggcaggagagaagaggtaaaaggtgagagtggagagtgggggCTGGAATTTgtttattggaaggagaaatcaatattcatactgtcaggttggaggctacccaggtggaatgtaaggtgttgctcctccacactgagggTTGACTAGCATATTCAGAAGTGTAGCTAACTGACTGAAATGATAATGAATCATAGAATTGTGCCGCattgaaacaggcctttcagccctttgtATCAATTCTGGCCATCATGCCCATTTGTGTGAATCATATTTCCGTGCATTAATTTCATGTCCCTCTATGTCTGCTCATTCAAGTGCATCCAGATGCCTCTTAATAGTTTAGAAGGGGAAATTTTATTAGTCAGAAAAATCTGGCCAAGTACTAGCACCAGTGTTGTCTCATTCAGTAACTTTGTGTTCTAGATACAATAAACACTAATTGCAATGCAAAGTTAAGTATGCATCACTTCTAGCTCAATTTCTTGCATGCGTTGATGTACCTTAAATACTTAGACCTCTTTAATTCtgtttgttgtgtttttttccccAAGAGATCTGAAGTGACAAACACAGACCACCTCACCACAGTTCTTAATCTCAACATTCAAATTCATCACAATGCCGGAGATCTGCTGCAGGAGCTTTACTGTTTACAACAGTTAATTTCCTTGCATCCGCTCAACCCATGGTATTGGAAGAAGTTAGCTGAAGCCTACCTTGGTCTCGCTCAAGGCTTATCGTTGCCAACAGCACCAGTTGTCCCAGGCTGTGAGGGCAGGCACTGCCTTCGAACCTCACAGCGGTCGGCAGGAGAGGCAGAATCCTTGCAAGGTGTAAGCAACAGATCTCCCATGTCAGAGACTTGGGAAGGGCAGTCGGTGTGCCCTGCAAGTGTGTCCACAGAAGAGGGTTCAGTTTCGATGCTGACAAGAAGTAGAAAGCCACTGGAGCCAGTGAATGGTTCATCGTCCTGTTCAATCATTGCCGCTGACACGGAGTCCAACGTTGGAGGAGAGCTGCAACATCTGTGGCTATTTGCATATTCGTCCTTTGTGAGAGCAAGGTATGTCCTCAGCATGTAAACTAGATGTGTTGTTTATCAGAACTggtttggaaatactcagcaggtcaggcagcatctgtggataaacAAATGCAGTTACCGTTAACATTCATTatccaaaagaaaaacaaattactggaggaactcggcagatcagacagcatctgtgggggggggggaatggactctgcccgcagagttcctccagctgcttGTATTTTGCTGCAGATTCCAATGTCTGCAGTGTCTTGTGTCATTTCAAACTTTTAATATCTGCAGTATTTTCCTTTTGCAATAATTTAtctcactgttgctggcagcattCAACACATCCTTTAGTCGAACATTGTCCTGCACTCTTCAGTTCAACATATTGTGAGTTGCTGAGAGTGGAAGTTAATGTAGCATAGTGAGGGCAAGAGGAGATCTGGGATCTCAGTAAACTGAGGAGTGAGGGACAAGAGCCTAGTTGATTTACATTCATTTTGGGTACAGACAAACAAATACAATATGGGAAAGAGGAACTGGATAAAGGTTTGGAAATATATGCAACAATTTTAAAAATGTCTTGAAAACATCTAAATTCTGCCATGTTCTGAGTCAGAAAGTTTATTGTATTATTGATCACAATATACTAAAAAAGGTTCAAGTTAAGCCAATTCTTGGGTTCCAGCCATTCTTTATTATAAACAGTTAATTGGTCTGTTTTTGCTTGCCTCAAAAACTGCTGGCCTTTTCCCGCTTGCAGGTCTACTGTTGTCTGGATTCTATATAAGTGTATTACAAAATGCATCTAATGTTCCTCTCAGATGAGCATTGATGTACTAGGCTGAAACTCAGATGCTCTGTTTCGGGGTTACTTGAATGGGAGTACCAAACTCAATTAACaatgtgatttatttatttttctttattggtTTTTAGTTTTTTAATCATTTCCAGTAGATTAAGCAATTTTCATTGTTAATCTTTCAAATCTATACAAATGTTAAAAGTATTCGAATTTAATTATTTCAGAGGCATTTAGAAATAGTCCAAAAGAATTTACCAGCTGCCTGAAGGCCAAGATGGCAGTCGATGGG from Hypanus sabinus isolate sHypSab1 chromosome 1, sHypSab1.hap1, whole genome shotgun sequence includes these protein-coding regions:
- the zgc:101716 gene encoding zinc fingers and homeoboxes protein 1, which encodes MVDVGCEFEDSVFEEFRVKKAVQKSESSVYKARFCEPEWFWDDISTLDDVKKLTALKFRGDLAFKHQDYQKALCEYTSSLALVPDTNIALRRDLQEARARCLSYLGRDEDALDIAQELRSEVTNTDHLTTVLNLNIQIHHNAGDLLQELYCLQQLISLHPLNPWYWKKLAEAYLGLAQGLSLPTAPVVPGCEGRHCLRTSQRSAGEAESLQGVSNRSPMSETWEGQSVCPASVSTEEGSVSMLTRSRKPLEPVNGSSSCSIIAADTESNVGGELQHLWLFAYSSFVRARLLLQMMKPQQTSFVLERSEAVQEEISQQLGRLYRSEELLNALTKTMGKDLWSEKIKNGADAEGCAAFPSSSALSNANVETGSDFEERWFKKTRCISILW